Proteins encoded by one window of Labrus bergylta chromosome 2, fLabBer1.1, whole genome shotgun sequence:
- the sorbs3 gene encoding vinexin isoform X3 — MTFPRAEEEISMLKSLDSRIGCPQLACVETKCKARVKCFLEYPAISILLMLDKSLRTITDHMQSQQRTEEVRDQNGSRIIFFEEARGSSDQQQILTAPEMTHEVIISPGLPTPPLSPFRSAGLPYPEVTDVNGNGPTNLSFGSYYGPSQSPAGGLSNGVPSSSTLPRSWTPSREERLIKFSGIGPVDETGMPIASRSSVNKPKDWYKSMFRQIHKKPEELEEESEQWSAERLQLSAHTEDNNEADKNLFRLTPYGALPDWSEDVDKLSDPGKQHPQPKSIFDFEPGKSSASVSHSQACSSQKTQPEKPKSSSIEASLVSELSRFEAELDSEIQGLERRLSQKKQHRGRGEEATGRDTVTATKTGTTNYRNSSASKQPVHHSVGTSSSTSTPTYVDRLSPANETMELPPKKEEKKMKAARAKFNFQAQSPKELMLQKGDIVYIHRQVDANWFEGEHHGRAGIFPTTYVEILPPTEKPTPIKSPTLQVLDYGEAVALFNFNADLPVELSFRKGEVINITRRVDDQWLEGRITGTSRSGIFPASYVQVTKMPRTKYSTDDYSPGPLSPVSPGPQSPGRPLHSPCPRSPLSPFTPNSLSPRPAHSPLKPSSPVPYNSTASHSHSPTQTPVSKETANRWPHSTSNTASPTNQNSHWAGVSAPNRAVSPSNQTSASVHRAGSSTANTPRNTDPAQGAIPNQSAPHVNSLPHTQVPNSPSSVSTRNPYKAVYNYKPQNSDELELREGDIVQVMEKCDDGWFVGTSERTRAFGTFPGNYVAPV, encoded by the exons ATGACTTTCCCCAGGGCAGAGGAAGAGATTTCCATGCTGAAATCCCTTGATTCTCGTATCGGATGTCCTCAGTTAGCCTGTGTGGAAACTAAATGTAAAGCAAGGGTCAAATGCTTCCTGGAGTACCCCGCAATTTCC ATTCTTTTGATGCTGGACAAGAGTTTGAGGACCATAACAGATCACATGCAGTCTCAG CAACGCACGGaagaggtcagagatcaaaatggCTCCCGGATTATCTTCTTCGAGGAGGCCAGAGGTTCCTCCGATCAGCAGCAGATCTTGACGGCTCCAGAGATGACCCATGAAGTGATCATCTCACCTGGACTCCCTACACCTCCTCTGAGCCCTTTTCGCTCTGCAGGGCTGCCATACCCTGAG gTAACAGATGTAAATGGAAATGGACCAACAAATCTCAGCTTTGGATCCTACTATGGCCCCTCACAATCTCCTG CAGGCGGACTCTCCAATGGCGTGCCGAGCTCTTCCACTCTACCTCGCAGCTGGACTcccagcagagaggagaggctcATCAAATTCTCTGGAATCGGACCTGTGGATGAAACTGGGATGCCCATTGCCTCCAGATCA AGTGTGAACAAACCCAAAGACTGGTACAAGAGCATGTTCAGACAGATTCACAAGAAGCCAGAGG AACTCGAGGAGGAGTCAGAGCAGTGGTCAGCTGAAC GCCTCCAGCTATCTGCCCACACAGAGGACAATAATGAAGCAGACAAGAATCTCTTCAGACTAACACCCTATGGAGCTCTGCCAGACTG GAGTGAAGATGTAGATAAGCTGTCAGACCCCGGAAAGCAGCACCCTCAGCCGAAGAGCATATTCGACTTTGAGCCTGGAAAGAGCAGTGCCTCAGTGAGCCACAGCCAG GCCTGTTCATCCCAGAAGACACAGCCTGAGAAACCAAAGTCGTCTTCAATTGAG GCCAGTCTGGTCTCTGAGCTGAGCAGATTTGAGGCCGAGCTGGACTCTGAGATCCAGGGCCTGGAGAGGCGACTTTCCCAGAAGAAGCAGCATCGAGGCCGGGGTGAG GAGGCCACAGGCAGGGATACAGTGACGGCTACAAAGACTGGAACTACAAACTACAG AAATTCATCAGCATCAAAGCAGCCTGTCCATCACTCtgttggcacatcatcatcaacctcCACTCCCACATATG TAGATCGTCTTTCGCCTGCAAATGAAACCATGGAGCTCCCGcctaagaaagaggagaaaaag ATGAAAGCAGCACGTGCCAAGTTCAACTTCCAGGCTCAGTCACCAAA GGAGCTCATGCTGCAGAAAGGGGACATTGTTTACATCCACAGGCAGGTAGATGCAAACTGGTTTGAAGGAGAACATCATGGGCGAGCTGGGATTTTCCCCACGACTTATGTGGAG ATCCTGCCTCCGACAGAGAAGCCAACTCCAATAAAGTCTCCCACTCTTCAGGTGTTGGACTACGGGGAAGCTGTAGCTCTGTTCAACTTCAACGCTGACTTACCTGTTGAACTGTCTTTTCGTAAA ggtGAAGTGATCAATATAACCCGGCGAGTCGATGATCAGTGGTTAGAGGGAAGGATCACAGGGACCAGCCGGAGTGGCATTTTCCCAGCCAGTTATGTGCAGGTCACCAAGATGCCCCGCACCAAATACTCCACAGATGACTACTCCCCTGGCCCATTGTCCCCCGTCTCCCCTGGACCCCAAAGTCCAGGACGTCCACTCCACTCACCCTGCCCGCGCTCACCACTGTCCCCCTTCACCCCTAACTCCCTCAGCCCCAGACCTGCTCACTCACCCCTGAAACCGTCCTCACCTGTACCTTACAATAGCACAgcttcacattcacactccCCCACCCAAACACCCGTTTCCAAAGAAACAGCCAATCGGTGGCCTCACAGCACCTCCAACACTGCCTCACCAACCAACCAGAACAGCCACTGGGCAGGGGTGAGCGCCCCAAATCGAGCTGTTTCACCGTCCAATCAGACATCAGCATCAGTTCACAGAGCAGGATCGTCCACAGCGAACACTCCCAGAAACACTGACCCTGCTCAG GGTGCAATACCAAACCAGTCTGCTCCACATGTTAACTCCCTGCCACACACACAAGTGCCAAACAGCCCCAGTTCTGTGTCA
- the sorbs3 gene encoding vinexin isoform X1: protein MTFPRAEEEISMLKSLDSRIGCPQLACVETKCKARVKCFLEYPAISILLMLDKSLRTITDHMQSQQRTEEVRDQNGSRIIFFEEARGSSDQQQILTAPEMTHEVIISPGLPTPPLSPFRSAGLPYPEVKVTDVNGNGPTNLSFGSYYGPSQSPAGGLSNGVPSSSTLPRSWTPSREERLIKFSGIGPVDETGMPIASRSSVNKPKDWYKSMFRQIHKKPEELEEESEQWSAERLQLSAHTEDNNEADKNLFRLTPYGALPDWSEDVDKLSDPGKQHPQPKSIFDFEPGKSSASVSHSQACSSQKTQPEKPKSSSIEASLVSELSRFEAELDSEIQGLERRLSQKKQHRGRGEEATGRDTVTATKTGTTNYRNSSASKQPVHHSVGTSSSTSTPTYVDRLSPANETMELPPKKEEKKMKAARAKFNFQAQSPKELMLQKGDIVYIHRQVDANWFEGEHHGRAGIFPTTYVEILPPTEKPTPIKSPTLQVLDYGEAVALFNFNADLPVELSFRKGEVINITRRVDDQWLEGRITGTSRSGIFPASYVQVTKMPRTKYSTDDYSPGPLSPVSPGPQSPGRPLHSPCPRSPLSPFTPNSLSPRPAHSPLKPSSPVPYNSTASHSHSPTQTPVSKETANRWPHSTSNTASPTNQNSHWAGVSAPNRAVSPSNQTSASVHRAGSSTANTPRNTDPAQGAIPNQSAPHVNSLPHTQVPNSPSSVSTRNPYKAVYNYKPQNSDELELREGDIVQVMEKCDDGWFVGTSERTRAFGTFPGNYVAPV, encoded by the exons ATGACTTTCCCCAGGGCAGAGGAAGAGATTTCCATGCTGAAATCCCTTGATTCTCGTATCGGATGTCCTCAGTTAGCCTGTGTGGAAACTAAATGTAAAGCAAGGGTCAAATGCTTCCTGGAGTACCCCGCAATTTCC ATTCTTTTGATGCTGGACAAGAGTTTGAGGACCATAACAGATCACATGCAGTCTCAG CAACGCACGGaagaggtcagagatcaaaatggCTCCCGGATTATCTTCTTCGAGGAGGCCAGAGGTTCCTCCGATCAGCAGCAGATCTTGACGGCTCCAGAGATGACCCATGAAGTGATCATCTCACCTGGACTCCCTACACCTCCTCTGAGCCCTTTTCGCTCTGCAGGGCTGCCATACCCTGAGGTGAAG gTAACAGATGTAAATGGAAATGGACCAACAAATCTCAGCTTTGGATCCTACTATGGCCCCTCACAATCTCCTG CAGGCGGACTCTCCAATGGCGTGCCGAGCTCTTCCACTCTACCTCGCAGCTGGACTcccagcagagaggagaggctcATCAAATTCTCTGGAATCGGACCTGTGGATGAAACTGGGATGCCCATTGCCTCCAGATCA AGTGTGAACAAACCCAAAGACTGGTACAAGAGCATGTTCAGACAGATTCACAAGAAGCCAGAGG AACTCGAGGAGGAGTCAGAGCAGTGGTCAGCTGAAC GCCTCCAGCTATCTGCCCACACAGAGGACAATAATGAAGCAGACAAGAATCTCTTCAGACTAACACCCTATGGAGCTCTGCCAGACTG GAGTGAAGATGTAGATAAGCTGTCAGACCCCGGAAAGCAGCACCCTCAGCCGAAGAGCATATTCGACTTTGAGCCTGGAAAGAGCAGTGCCTCAGTGAGCCACAGCCAG GCCTGTTCATCCCAGAAGACACAGCCTGAGAAACCAAAGTCGTCTTCAATTGAG GCCAGTCTGGTCTCTGAGCTGAGCAGATTTGAGGCCGAGCTGGACTCTGAGATCCAGGGCCTGGAGAGGCGACTTTCCCAGAAGAAGCAGCATCGAGGCCGGGGTGAG GAGGCCACAGGCAGGGATACAGTGACGGCTACAAAGACTGGAACTACAAACTACAG AAATTCATCAGCATCAAAGCAGCCTGTCCATCACTCtgttggcacatcatcatcaacctcCACTCCCACATATG TAGATCGTCTTTCGCCTGCAAATGAAACCATGGAGCTCCCGcctaagaaagaggagaaaaag ATGAAAGCAGCACGTGCCAAGTTCAACTTCCAGGCTCAGTCACCAAA GGAGCTCATGCTGCAGAAAGGGGACATTGTTTACATCCACAGGCAGGTAGATGCAAACTGGTTTGAAGGAGAACATCATGGGCGAGCTGGGATTTTCCCCACGACTTATGTGGAG ATCCTGCCTCCGACAGAGAAGCCAACTCCAATAAAGTCTCCCACTCTTCAGGTGTTGGACTACGGGGAAGCTGTAGCTCTGTTCAACTTCAACGCTGACTTACCTGTTGAACTGTCTTTTCGTAAA ggtGAAGTGATCAATATAACCCGGCGAGTCGATGATCAGTGGTTAGAGGGAAGGATCACAGGGACCAGCCGGAGTGGCATTTTCCCAGCCAGTTATGTGCAGGTCACCAAGATGCCCCGCACCAAATACTCCACAGATGACTACTCCCCTGGCCCATTGTCCCCCGTCTCCCCTGGACCCCAAAGTCCAGGACGTCCACTCCACTCACCCTGCCCGCGCTCACCACTGTCCCCCTTCACCCCTAACTCCCTCAGCCCCAGACCTGCTCACTCACCCCTGAAACCGTCCTCACCTGTACCTTACAATAGCACAgcttcacattcacactccCCCACCCAAACACCCGTTTCCAAAGAAACAGCCAATCGGTGGCCTCACAGCACCTCCAACACTGCCTCACCAACCAACCAGAACAGCCACTGGGCAGGGGTGAGCGCCCCAAATCGAGCTGTTTCACCGTCCAATCAGACATCAGCATCAGTTCACAGAGCAGGATCGTCCACAGCGAACACTCCCAGAAACACTGACCCTGCTCAG GGTGCAATACCAAACCAGTCTGCTCCACATGTTAACTCCCTGCCACACACACAAGTGCCAAACAGCCCCAGTTCTGTGTCA
- the sorbs3 gene encoding vinexin isoform X8 produces the protein MLDKSLRTITDHMQSQQRTEEVRDQNGSRIIFFEEARGSSDQQQILTAPEMTHEVIISPGLPTPPLSPFRSAGLPYPEVKVTDVNGNGPTNLSFGSYYGPSQSPAGGLSNGVPSSSTLPRSWTPSREERLIKFSGIGPVDETGMPIASRSSVNKPKDWYKSMFRQIHKKPEELEEESEQWSAERLQLSAHTEDNNEADKNLFRLTPYGALPDWSEDVDKLSDPGKQHPQPKSIFDFEPGKSSASVSHSQACSSQKTQPEKPKSSSIEASLVSELSRFEAELDSEIQGLERRLSQKKQHRGRGEEATGRDTVTATKTGTTNYRNSSASKQPVHHSVGTSSSTSTPTYVDRLSPANETMELPPKKEEKKMKAARAKFNFQAQSPKELMLQKGDIVYIHRQVDANWFEGEHHGRAGIFPTTYVEILPPTEKPTPIKSPTLQVLDYGEAVALFNFNADLPVELSFRKGEVINITRRVDDQWLEGRITGTSRSGIFPASYVQVTKMPRTKYSTDDYSPGPLSPVSPGPQSPGRPLHSPCPRSPLSPFTPNSLSPRPAHSPLKPSSPVPYNSTASHSHSPTQTPVSKETANRWPHSTSNTASPTNQNSHWAGVSAPNRAVSPSNQTSASVHRAGSSTANTPRNTDPAQGAIPNQSAPHVNSLPHTQVPNSPSSVSTRNPYKAVYNYKPQNSDELELREGDIVQVMEKCDDGWFVGTSERTRAFGTFPGNYVAPV, from the exons ATGCTGGACAAGAGTTTGAGGACCATAACAGATCACATGCAGTCTCAG CAACGCACGGaagaggtcagagatcaaaatggCTCCCGGATTATCTTCTTCGAGGAGGCCAGAGGTTCCTCCGATCAGCAGCAGATCTTGACGGCTCCAGAGATGACCCATGAAGTGATCATCTCACCTGGACTCCCTACACCTCCTCTGAGCCCTTTTCGCTCTGCAGGGCTGCCATACCCTGAGGTGAAG gTAACAGATGTAAATGGAAATGGACCAACAAATCTCAGCTTTGGATCCTACTATGGCCCCTCACAATCTCCTG CAGGCGGACTCTCCAATGGCGTGCCGAGCTCTTCCACTCTACCTCGCAGCTGGACTcccagcagagaggagaggctcATCAAATTCTCTGGAATCGGACCTGTGGATGAAACTGGGATGCCCATTGCCTCCAGATCA AGTGTGAACAAACCCAAAGACTGGTACAAGAGCATGTTCAGACAGATTCACAAGAAGCCAGAGG AACTCGAGGAGGAGTCAGAGCAGTGGTCAGCTGAAC GCCTCCAGCTATCTGCCCACACAGAGGACAATAATGAAGCAGACAAGAATCTCTTCAGACTAACACCCTATGGAGCTCTGCCAGACTG GAGTGAAGATGTAGATAAGCTGTCAGACCCCGGAAAGCAGCACCCTCAGCCGAAGAGCATATTCGACTTTGAGCCTGGAAAGAGCAGTGCCTCAGTGAGCCACAGCCAG GCCTGTTCATCCCAGAAGACACAGCCTGAGAAACCAAAGTCGTCTTCAATTGAG GCCAGTCTGGTCTCTGAGCTGAGCAGATTTGAGGCCGAGCTGGACTCTGAGATCCAGGGCCTGGAGAGGCGACTTTCCCAGAAGAAGCAGCATCGAGGCCGGGGTGAG GAGGCCACAGGCAGGGATACAGTGACGGCTACAAAGACTGGAACTACAAACTACAG AAATTCATCAGCATCAAAGCAGCCTGTCCATCACTCtgttggcacatcatcatcaacctcCACTCCCACATATG TAGATCGTCTTTCGCCTGCAAATGAAACCATGGAGCTCCCGcctaagaaagaggagaaaaag ATGAAAGCAGCACGTGCCAAGTTCAACTTCCAGGCTCAGTCACCAAA GGAGCTCATGCTGCAGAAAGGGGACATTGTTTACATCCACAGGCAGGTAGATGCAAACTGGTTTGAAGGAGAACATCATGGGCGAGCTGGGATTTTCCCCACGACTTATGTGGAG ATCCTGCCTCCGACAGAGAAGCCAACTCCAATAAAGTCTCCCACTCTTCAGGTGTTGGACTACGGGGAAGCTGTAGCTCTGTTCAACTTCAACGCTGACTTACCTGTTGAACTGTCTTTTCGTAAA ggtGAAGTGATCAATATAACCCGGCGAGTCGATGATCAGTGGTTAGAGGGAAGGATCACAGGGACCAGCCGGAGTGGCATTTTCCCAGCCAGTTATGTGCAGGTCACCAAGATGCCCCGCACCAAATACTCCACAGATGACTACTCCCCTGGCCCATTGTCCCCCGTCTCCCCTGGACCCCAAAGTCCAGGACGTCCACTCCACTCACCCTGCCCGCGCTCACCACTGTCCCCCTTCACCCCTAACTCCCTCAGCCCCAGACCTGCTCACTCACCCCTGAAACCGTCCTCACCTGTACCTTACAATAGCACAgcttcacattcacactccCCCACCCAAACACCCGTTTCCAAAGAAACAGCCAATCGGTGGCCTCACAGCACCTCCAACACTGCCTCACCAACCAACCAGAACAGCCACTGGGCAGGGGTGAGCGCCCCAAATCGAGCTGTTTCACCGTCCAATCAGACATCAGCATCAGTTCACAGAGCAGGATCGTCCACAGCGAACACTCCCAGAAACACTGACCCTGCTCAG GGTGCAATACCAAACCAGTCTGCTCCACATGTTAACTCCCTGCCACACACACAAGTGCCAAACAGCCCCAGTTCTGTGTCA
- the sorbs3 gene encoding vinexin isoform X5, producing MTFPRAEEEISMLKSLDSRIGCPQLACVETKCKARVKCFLEYPAISILLMLDKSLRTITDHMQSQQRTEEVRDQNGSRIIFFEEARGSSDQQQILTAPEMTHEVIISPGLPTPPLSPFRSAGLPYPEVKVTDVNGNGPTNLSFGSYYGPSQSPAGGLSNGVPSSSTLPRSWTPSREERLIKFSGIGPVDETGMPIASRSSVNKPKDWYKSMFRQIHKKPEELEEESEQWSAERLQLSAHTEDNNEADKNLFRLTPYGALPDWSEDVDKLSDPGKQHPQPKSIFDFEPGKSSASVSHSQACSSQKTQPEKPKSSSIEASLVSELSRFEAELDSEIQGLERRLSQKKQHRGRGEEATGRDTVTATKTGTTNYRNSSASKQPVHHSVGTSSSTSTPTYVDRLSPANETMELPPKKEEKKMKAARAKFNFQAQSPKELMLQKGDIVYIHRQVDANWFEGEHHGRAGIFPTTYVEILPPTEKPTPIKSPTLQVLDYGEAVALFNFNADLPVELSFRKGEVINITRRVDDQWLEGRITGTSRSGIFPASYVQVTKMPRTKYSTDDYSPGPLSPVSPGPQSPGRPLHSPCPRSPLSPFTPNSLSPRPAHSPLKPSSPVPYNSTASHSHSPTQTPVSKETANRWPHSTSNTASPTNQNSHWAGVSAPNRAVSPSNQTSASVHRAGSSTANTPRNTDPAQGAIPNQSAPHVNSLPHTQVPNSPSSVSTRNPYKAVYNYKPQNSDELELREGDIVQVMEKCDDGWFVDFLSDL from the exons ATGACTTTCCCCAGGGCAGAGGAAGAGATTTCCATGCTGAAATCCCTTGATTCTCGTATCGGATGTCCTCAGTTAGCCTGTGTGGAAACTAAATGTAAAGCAAGGGTCAAATGCTTCCTGGAGTACCCCGCAATTTCC ATTCTTTTGATGCTGGACAAGAGTTTGAGGACCATAACAGATCACATGCAGTCTCAG CAACGCACGGaagaggtcagagatcaaaatggCTCCCGGATTATCTTCTTCGAGGAGGCCAGAGGTTCCTCCGATCAGCAGCAGATCTTGACGGCTCCAGAGATGACCCATGAAGTGATCATCTCACCTGGACTCCCTACACCTCCTCTGAGCCCTTTTCGCTCTGCAGGGCTGCCATACCCTGAGGTGAAG gTAACAGATGTAAATGGAAATGGACCAACAAATCTCAGCTTTGGATCCTACTATGGCCCCTCACAATCTCCTG CAGGCGGACTCTCCAATGGCGTGCCGAGCTCTTCCACTCTACCTCGCAGCTGGACTcccagcagagaggagaggctcATCAAATTCTCTGGAATCGGACCTGTGGATGAAACTGGGATGCCCATTGCCTCCAGATCA AGTGTGAACAAACCCAAAGACTGGTACAAGAGCATGTTCAGACAGATTCACAAGAAGCCAGAGG AACTCGAGGAGGAGTCAGAGCAGTGGTCAGCTGAAC GCCTCCAGCTATCTGCCCACACAGAGGACAATAATGAAGCAGACAAGAATCTCTTCAGACTAACACCCTATGGAGCTCTGCCAGACTG GAGTGAAGATGTAGATAAGCTGTCAGACCCCGGAAAGCAGCACCCTCAGCCGAAGAGCATATTCGACTTTGAGCCTGGAAAGAGCAGTGCCTCAGTGAGCCACAGCCAG GCCTGTTCATCCCAGAAGACACAGCCTGAGAAACCAAAGTCGTCTTCAATTGAG GCCAGTCTGGTCTCTGAGCTGAGCAGATTTGAGGCCGAGCTGGACTCTGAGATCCAGGGCCTGGAGAGGCGACTTTCCCAGAAGAAGCAGCATCGAGGCCGGGGTGAG GAGGCCACAGGCAGGGATACAGTGACGGCTACAAAGACTGGAACTACAAACTACAG AAATTCATCAGCATCAAAGCAGCCTGTCCATCACTCtgttggcacatcatcatcaacctcCACTCCCACATATG TAGATCGTCTTTCGCCTGCAAATGAAACCATGGAGCTCCCGcctaagaaagaggagaaaaag ATGAAAGCAGCACGTGCCAAGTTCAACTTCCAGGCTCAGTCACCAAA GGAGCTCATGCTGCAGAAAGGGGACATTGTTTACATCCACAGGCAGGTAGATGCAAACTGGTTTGAAGGAGAACATCATGGGCGAGCTGGGATTTTCCCCACGACTTATGTGGAG ATCCTGCCTCCGACAGAGAAGCCAACTCCAATAAAGTCTCCCACTCTTCAGGTGTTGGACTACGGGGAAGCTGTAGCTCTGTTCAACTTCAACGCTGACTTACCTGTTGAACTGTCTTTTCGTAAA ggtGAAGTGATCAATATAACCCGGCGAGTCGATGATCAGTGGTTAGAGGGAAGGATCACAGGGACCAGCCGGAGTGGCATTTTCCCAGCCAGTTATGTGCAGGTCACCAAGATGCCCCGCACCAAATACTCCACAGATGACTACTCCCCTGGCCCATTGTCCCCCGTCTCCCCTGGACCCCAAAGTCCAGGACGTCCACTCCACTCACCCTGCCCGCGCTCACCACTGTCCCCCTTCACCCCTAACTCCCTCAGCCCCAGACCTGCTCACTCACCCCTGAAACCGTCCTCACCTGTACCTTACAATAGCACAgcttcacattcacactccCCCACCCAAACACCCGTTTCCAAAGAAACAGCCAATCGGTGGCCTCACAGCACCTCCAACACTGCCTCACCAACCAACCAGAACAGCCACTGGGCAGGGGTGAGCGCCCCAAATCGAGCTGTTTCACCGTCCAATCAGACATCAGCATCAGTTCACAGAGCAGGATCGTCCACAGCGAACACTCCCAGAAACACTGACCCTGCTCAG GGTGCAATACCAAACCAGTCTGCTCCACATGTTAACTCCCTGCCACACACACAAGTGCCAAACAGCCCCAGTTCTGTGTCA